One part of the Algibacter sp. L1A34 genome encodes these proteins:
- a CDS encoding RNA polymerase sigma factor: protein MKTLTNINNKSDEDLIKGIVHSNDTMLFEVLYDRYATLVYNKCMGFAKDEDEAKDLTQDVFLKLFVKLASFKGNSKFSTWLYAFTYNHCVNYVTRNTAKKIEKQSVDYTDIENIEGLYEEEEDDSSFLSMKVDKLKIALELISPEEKMILLLKYQDSLTIKEIEDVIGIGESAVKMRIKRAKDKLVDVYNNNLG from the coding sequence TTGAAAACCCTAACAAACATTAATAACAAATCTGATGAAGATTTGATAAAAGGCATTGTGCATAGCAATGATACCATGCTTTTTGAAGTTTTATACGACAGGTATGCCACCTTAGTATATAACAAGTGTATGGGGTTTGCTAAAGATGAAGATGAAGCAAAAGATTTAACGCAAGATGTATTTTTAAAGTTATTTGTTAAATTAGCAAGCTTTAAAGGAAATTCAAAGTTTTCAACTTGGTTATATGCGTTTACTTATAATCATTGTGTTAATTATGTTACTCGAAACACAGCAAAAAAAATAGAGAAACAATCGGTAGATTATACCGATATTGAAAATATAGAAGGCCTCTATGAAGAAGAGGAAGATGATAGTAGCTTTCTAAGTATGAAAGTTGATAAATTAAAAATAGCATTAGAGTTGATTTCTCCGGAGGAAAAGATGATATTGCTTTTAAAATATCAAGACTCCTTAACTATAAAAGAAATTGAAGATGTTATAGGGATTGGAGAAAGTGCTGTAAAAATGCGAATTAAACGAGCTAAAGATAAATTAGTAGACGTTTATAATAATAACCTTGGATAA
- the lpdA gene encoding dihydrolipoyl dehydrogenase yields the protein MNSYDVAIIGSGPGGYVAAIRCAQLGMKTAIIEKYSTLGGTCLNVGCIPSKALLDSSHHYDDAVKHFEEHGIEIPGEIKVNLEKMINRKQAVVDQTTGGIDFLMKKNKIDVYQGLGSFKDATHITIVGEETTEIEAKNTIIATGSKPSTLPFITLDKERVITSTEALKLKEIPKHLIVIGGGVIGLELGQVYKRLGAEVSVIEYMDRIIPTMDAGLSKELNKVLKKQKFKINTSHKVKSVERVGDEVIVKADNKKGEEVEFRGDYCLVSVGRHAYTDGLNAEAAGVKLTDRGLVDVNEHLQTSASNIYAIGDVIKGAMLAHKAEEEGTFVAETIAGQKPHIDYNLIPGVVYTWPEVATVGKTEEQLKEAGIEYKTGQFPMRALGRSRASMDLDGFVKILADKTTDEILGVHMVGARAADMIAEAVVAMEYRASAEDVSRMSHAHPTFTEAIKEAALAATDNRPLHI from the coding sequence ATGAATTCATACGATGTAGCCATTATAGGCTCAGGTCCAGGAGGCTATGTAGCAGCTATTCGCTGTGCACAATTAGGAATGAAAACTGCAATTATTGAAAAATACAGCACCCTTGGCGGTACGTGTTTAAATGTAGGATGTATCCCGAGTAAAGCACTTTTAGACTCTTCACACCATTATGATGATGCCGTAAAACATTTTGAAGAACACGGTATTGAGATTCCTGGTGAAATTAAAGTGAATTTAGAAAAAATGATAAACCGCAAACAAGCTGTTGTAGACCAAACAACAGGCGGGATTGATTTTTTAATGAAGAAAAATAAAATTGATGTTTATCAAGGTTTAGGAAGTTTTAAAGACGCTACACATATTACAATTGTTGGCGAAGAAACAACCGAAATTGAAGCAAAAAACACTATTATTGCAACAGGAAGTAAACCATCTACTCTTCCATTTATCACATTAGATAAAGAACGTGTTATTACATCTACCGAAGCTTTAAAACTTAAAGAAATTCCTAAACACTTAATCGTAATTGGTGGTGGTGTAATTGGTTTAGAATTAGGGCAAGTATATAAGCGTCTTGGTGCTGAAGTTTCTGTTATAGAATATATGGACCGTATTATCCCAACTATGGATGCCGGTTTATCAAAAGAATTAAACAAAGTTTTAAAGAAGCAAAAATTCAAAATTAATACATCTCACAAAGTTAAATCTGTTGAGCGTGTTGGTGATGAAGTTATCGTTAAGGCTGATAATAAAAAAGGTGAAGAAGTAGAATTTAGAGGAGATTACTGTTTAGTATCTGTTGGGCGTCATGCTTATACAGATGGTTTAAATGCAGAAGCTGCTGGAGTTAAATTAACAGACAGAGGTTTGGTTGATGTTAACGAACACTTACAAACTAGTGCATCTAATATTTATGCTATTGGCGATGTTATCAAAGGTGCTATGTTAGCTCATAAAGCTGAAGAAGAAGGAACGTTTGTAGCAGAAACTATTGCAGGACAAAAACCACATATAGATTATAATTTAATTCCCGGTGTAGTTTACACATGGCCAGAAGTGGCTACTGTTGGAAAAACAGAAGAGCAATTAAAGGAAGCTGGAATTGAATATAAAACGGGGCAATTTCCAATGCGTGCTTTAGGTAGAAGTAGAGCGAGTATGGATTTAGATGGATTTGTTAAAATTTTAGCCGATAAAACTACCGACGAAATTTTAGGAGTACATATGGTTGGAGCTCGTGCTGCCGATATGATTGCCGAAGCTGTAGTAGCTATGGAATATCGTGCTTCCGCGGAAGATGTATCTCGCATGTCTCATGCACATCCAACATTTACAGAAGCTATTAAAGAAGCCGCATTAGCAGCAACCGATAATAGACCATTACATATTTAA
- the folE gene encoding GTP cyclohydrolase I FolE: MMAYKNLEEYNTQVTEDVQDKYKSIIENLGEDTQREGLQKTPERAAKAMQFLTQGYDQDPVEILKGAMFKESYNEMVIVKDIELYSLCEHHILPFFGKVHIAYIPNGQIVGLSKLPRVVDVFARRLQVQERLTKQILDCINDTLKPQGVAVVIEASHMCMMMRGVQKQNSVTTTSGFRGQFEKIETRNEFLKLIGK; encoded by the coding sequence ATGATGGCTTATAAGAATCTAGAAGAATATAACACGCAAGTTACCGAAGATGTTCAAGATAAATACAAAAGCATTATTGAGAATTTAGGTGAAGATACGCAACGCGAAGGGCTTCAAAAAACTCCGGAACGTGCCGCAAAAGCTATGCAGTTTTTAACGCAGGGTTATGATCAGGATCCTGTTGAAATATTGAAAGGCGCTATGTTTAAAGAGTCTTATAACGAAATGGTGATTGTAAAAGATATCGAGTTATATTCCCTTTGCGAACATCATATTTTACCGTTTTTCGGAAAAGTACACATTGCTTATATTCCAAATGGACAAATTGTAGGTTTAAGTAAATTACCTAGAGTTGTAGATGTTTTTGCGCGTCGTTTGCAAGTTCAAGAACGTTTAACCAAGCAAATTTTAGATTGTATTAATGATACGCTAAAACCACAAGGTGTAGCTGTAGTAATTGAAGCTTCTCACATGTGCATGATGATGCGTGGTGTACAAAAGCAAAACTCAGTGACAACAACTTCAGGTTTTAGAGGGCAGTTTGAGAAAATTGAGACTAGAAATGAATTTTTAAAATTAATAGGAAAGTAG